The following are encoded together in the Lathyrus oleraceus cultivar Zhongwan6 chromosome 3, CAAS_Psat_ZW6_1.0, whole genome shotgun sequence genome:
- the LOC127129133 gene encoding xanthosine methyltransferase 2, translating to MAMDRVLRMKSGEGEASYVKNSLIPKKAIMKVKALLDENIKLMIPKTTFSSCWKVVDLGCSSGPNALMVVSNIIKVIDKISLSLNHGSPPTFQIYLNDLYENDFNTILRLLPEFHQSIQKERGHNAGGCFIHATPGSFYGRLFPNNYINIFHSSYCVHWLS from the exons ATGGCAATGGATCGTGTTCTTCGTATGAAGAGTGGTGAAGGAGAAGCAAGCTATGTTAAAAATTCCTTAATTCCG AAAAAAGCAATAATGAAAGTGAAAGCCTTACTTGATGAGAACATAAAACTGATGATACCAAAAACAACTTTTAGTAGTTGTTGGAAAGTAGTCGATTTGGGTTGTTCTTCCGGACCAAATGCACTTATGGTGGTCTCAAATATCATTAAGGTGATTGATAAAATTAGCTTAAGCTTAAACCATGGGTCACCACCAACGTTCCAAATTTACCTCAATGAtttatatgaaaatgatttcaatACTATCTTGAGATTACTACCTGAGTTCCATCAAAGCATACAAAAAGAAAGAGGACACAATGCTGGAGGATGTTTCATACATGCAACACCAGGGAGCTTCTATGGAAGATTGTTCCCCAATAATTACATCAACATTTTCCATTCTTCTTATTGTGTTCATTGGCTATCATAA